In one window of Methanosarcina vacuolata Z-761 DNA:
- a CDS encoding ATP-binding protein: MQKIESRESKPVFRGKNTGALRVLGSEENPGKGLLSIGNYMALDHSRGAAVYLDALKPHAILICGKRGYGKSYTMGCLLEELAFLEPAIRKKLASVVIDTMGIFWTMKYPNAFEARKLKNWDLTPAGLDIEIFVPVGKIEAYRKRNIDVKPFSIPISELSGSQWCRIFSIEEVSPPGILLVRAIESLREKGEAYSFEEILSEIAGDPRSDKVSKGAAENYFRAVNSWGLFSKEGTKLSDLVSGGRTTILDVSTLENENVCAAAVSIIAGRLYEARLEARRTYEKKLMGEKFDEEVFPMVWLFIDEAHIFIPAKTEGLASKVLINRCLRQGRQPGLSLVLATQRPASLHPDVVSQSDLLICHRLTASDDILALETSRPLYMQENLQAYIKKMGSERGAALIVDDHSESVHLVRIRPRLSWHGGGEPSAFEPHTKDKSKENTFQL, translated from the coding sequence ATGCAAAAAATCGAAAGTAGAGAGTCCAAGCCTGTTTTTCGGGGAAAAAATACTGGGGCGCTGCGTGTACTTGGAAGTGAAGAGAATCCCGGGAAGGGCCTTTTATCGATTGGAAATTACATGGCACTTGACCATTCACGGGGAGCAGCCGTTTATCTTGATGCCCTGAAGCCTCATGCTATTTTGATTTGCGGGAAAAGAGGATACGGAAAATCCTATACTATGGGCTGTTTGCTTGAAGAACTTGCCTTTCTTGAGCCGGCTATCAGGAAAAAGCTTGCATCCGTTGTTATTGATACTATGGGGATTTTCTGGACGATGAAGTATCCAAATGCGTTTGAAGCGCGGAAGCTTAAAAATTGGGATCTCACTCCAGCCGGGCTCGATATCGAGATTTTCGTGCCTGTGGGCAAGATTGAGGCTTACAGAAAGCGGAATATTGATGTAAAGCCATTTTCCATCCCGATAAGCGAACTTTCAGGAAGCCAGTGGTGCAGGATTTTTAGTATCGAAGAGGTTTCTCCTCCTGGAATTCTGCTGGTAAGGGCAATCGAATCCCTCAGGGAAAAGGGAGAGGCGTATTCTTTTGAGGAAATTCTCAGTGAAATTGCCGGAGACCCTCGCTCTGACAAGGTTTCGAAAGGAGCTGCAGAGAATTACTTTAGAGCAGTAAATTCCTGGGGCCTTTTCTCAAAAGAAGGGACAAAACTGTCAGATCTCGTATCTGGAGGTAGAACAACTATCCTTGATGTGAGTACGCTTGAAAACGAAAACGTCTGCGCTGCAGCAGTATCAATTATTGCAGGCAGGCTTTATGAAGCAAGACTTGAGGCAAGACGAACCTACGAAAAAAAACTTATGGGGGAAAAGTTCGATGAAGAAGTATTTCCCATGGTCTGGCTCTTTATAGACGAGGCTCATATTTTCATACCTGCAAAGACTGAAGGCCTTGCCTCAAAAGTACTTATTAACCGCTGTCTCAGACAGGGTCGGCAGCCTGGCCTTTCCTTGGTCCTGGCAACCCAGAGGCCTGCAAGCCTTCATCCCGATGTTGTTTCCCAGAGTGACCTTCTTATCTGCCACCGCCTTACGGCAAGTGATGATATTCTTGCTCTGGAAACTTCGAGGCCCCTTTATATGCAGGAAAATCTCCAGGCATATATTAAGAAGATGGGAAGTGAAAGAGGGGCTGCCCTGATAGTGGACGACCATTCCGAGTCAGTCCATCTTGTGCGCATCCGTCCGAGGCTAAGCTGGCACGGAGGGGGAGAACCAAGTGCTTTTGAACCTCATACAAAGGATAAAAGCAAAGAAAATACCTTTCAACTATAA
- a CDS encoding 3-isopropylmalate dehydratase small subunit, whose protein sequence is MKGRAWKFGDDVDTDAVIPGRYLIYNTPEELAKYTFEGVRPEFAKNVHENDIVVAGNNFGCGSSREHAPLALKGAKVACVIAKSFARIFFRNAINIGVPVLECPDTDRIDDGDELEVDLATGTIENKTKDETYQATPLPDFVREIVDEGGLIEYARKLVSER, encoded by the coding sequence ATGAAAGGAAGAGCCTGGAAGTTCGGAGACGACGTGGATACTGATGCAGTGATTCCCGGAAGGTACCTGATTTACAATACCCCTGAAGAGCTTGCAAAGTACACGTTTGAAGGTGTGCGCCCCGAATTTGCAAAAAACGTTCACGAAAATGATATAGTGGTCGCGGGAAACAATTTTGGTTGCGGCTCATCGCGTGAGCATGCGCCCCTTGCCCTGAAAGGAGCAAAGGTAGCCTGTGTAATTGCAAAATCTTTTGCAAGGATCTTTTTCAGGAACGCAATAAATATCGGAGTTCCTGTCCTGGAATGCCCTGACACTGACAGGATTGATGATGGAGACGAGCTTGAAGTAGACCTTGCTACAGGAACTATTGAAAACAAGACAAAAGATGAGACATACCAGGCAACCCCTCTCCCTGATTTCGTGCGTGAAATCGTGGATGAGGGAGGACTTATAGAATATGCCAGGAAACTGGTCTCTGAACGCTAA
- a CDS encoding isocitrate/isopropylmalate dehydrogenase family protein, producing the protein MTQYKIPVLPGDGIGPEIIAEGRKVIDAAGEKFGFDVEWIEYPQGADHYLETGELISEDTLKELSGYPVVYLGSIGDPRIAPGVLEKGILLTARFYFDEYVNLRPIKLLDGVWTPLKDKTSKDIDFVVVRENTEDFYVGVGGRAKKGVSKDLLEVKRTLYSAKFGLDIETDSEEIGYQIGLISKEGTDRVIEYAFDLAENRKKHVSSVDKANVLSDIYGFWREEFNAISAKHPGVTTDFNFVDAITMWFVKNPEWFDVVVTPNMFGDIITDLGAMIQGGLGLAPGGNINPKGTSMFEPIHGSAPKYKGQNKVNPIATIWAGAMLIEQLGEKEASDAIVNAIQKNILDSKVKTYDMGGKSTTSDVGDDITRIIKGE; encoded by the coding sequence ATGACGCAGTATAAGATTCCGGTCCTCCCGGGCGACGGGATAGGCCCAGAAATTATCGCCGAAGGCAGAAAGGTAATAGATGCCGCTGGCGAAAAATTCGGTTTTGATGTAGAGTGGATTGAATACCCGCAGGGAGCAGATCATTATCTTGAGACGGGAGAACTGATTTCGGAAGATACATTAAAGGAGTTGTCCGGATACCCTGTCGTTTACCTTGGTTCCATCGGAGACCCAAGGATTGCCCCTGGCGTCCTTGAGAAGGGAATCTTATTAACTGCGCGCTTTTATTTTGACGAGTATGTTAACCTTCGCCCGATAAAACTTCTTGACGGAGTGTGGACCCCGCTCAAAGACAAAACCTCAAAAGACATCGACTTTGTGGTTGTCAGGGAAAACACCGAGGACTTCTACGTAGGTGTCGGCGGCAGGGCAAAAAAAGGAGTGAGTAAAGACCTTCTTGAAGTAAAAAGAACGCTCTACTCCGCAAAATTCGGTCTTGATATCGAGACTGACAGCGAAGAAATAGGATACCAGATAGGCTTGATCTCCAAAGAAGGCACAGACAGGGTTATCGAGTACGCCTTTGACCTTGCCGAAAACCGGAAAAAACATGTTTCGTCCGTTGACAAGGCAAATGTGCTTTCCGATATCTACGGCTTCTGGAGAGAAGAGTTCAATGCAATTTCTGCAAAACATCCCGGCGTTACTACAGACTTTAACTTCGTTGATGCCATCACTATGTGGTTTGTGAAAAACCCCGAATGGTTTGATGTGGTTGTAACCCCGAACATGTTCGGAGACATTATTACTGATCTCGGAGCCATGATCCAGGGCGGCCTCGGCCTTGCTCCCGGCGGAAATATCAATCCGAAAGGCACAAGCATGTTCGAGCCGATTCACGGTTCAGCCCCGAAGTACAAGGGACAGAACAAAGTCAACCCAATTGCTACAATCTGGGCAGGTGCAATGCTCATAGAACAGCTCGGAGAAAAGGAAGCCTCAGACGCCATTGTCAATGCAATCCAGAAAAACATCCTTGACAGCAAAGTAAAAACCTACGACATGGGCGGCAAGAGCACAACCTCAGATGTCGGAGACGACATTACAAGGATAATAAAGGGAGAGTAA
- a CDS encoding GNAT family N-acetyltransferase, with protein MKGKNPMIGGMFVISIRPFSDNDNQNLLEIERLCPQGDENCALGVDKTDIIARYKMYDNWNMLVAEEEGKVAGWIGLTVKPAFERNVKYAYVTEVMVHPAFRKAGVATQLMKKAEEKALGMGSSYTYAYVYESNNASKSLFGKMGYSSVRYIKTPALPTYKKSDISPEYSIKPVDRKEIGDAVSLINEYNSGFIHFLPFTAQTFEERLKAIPWYGLENFWVVRDKNNKIVACAGLWNNSKLGNLYYAREPVVMKMMRSIFGVLSHITKVPKITAEKEHLKLLYIADYAFDKRQPEAMLALLKWLSNLSIDMKQDYLMTATDPDDDFLAIIKKLKPQIETWNIFAKSFEGDLPTFSPFYTDIKDMIP; from the coding sequence TTGAAAGGAAAAAACCCAATGATAGGGGGCATGTTTGTGATCTCAATTAGACCTTTCAGTGATAATGATAATCAAAACTTGCTTGAAATAGAAAGACTGTGCCCGCAGGGCGATGAAAACTGTGCTCTGGGTGTAGATAAGACGGATATAATTGCCCGTTATAAAATGTATGATAACTGGAATATGCTTGTGGCAGAAGAAGAAGGAAAAGTTGCTGGCTGGATCGGTTTGACTGTGAAACCGGCTTTTGAAAGGAATGTGAAATATGCATACGTTACTGAAGTGATGGTTCATCCGGCCTTCAGGAAGGCAGGAGTTGCCACACAGCTTATGAAGAAGGCAGAAGAAAAAGCCCTGGGAATGGGATCAAGTTATACCTATGCCTATGTGTACGAGTCGAATAATGCTTCCAAATCCTTATTCGGCAAGATGGGATATTCCAGCGTGAGATATATTAAAACGCCAGCACTTCCAACTTATAAAAAATCGGATATATCACCAGAGTATTCAATAAAACCCGTTGATAGAAAAGAGATTGGTGATGCAGTCAGCCTTATTAATGAGTATAATTCAGGATTTATACATTTCCTGCCGTTTACGGCTCAAACTTTTGAAGAGCGTTTGAAAGCCATTCCCTGGTATGGGCTGGAGAATTTCTGGGTGGTCAGAGACAAGAATAATAAAATCGTAGCCTGTGCCGGACTATGGAATAATTCCAAACTGGGAAATTTATATTATGCCAGAGAACCGGTAGTAATGAAGATGATGAGATCTATTTTTGGAGTCCTGAGTCATATTACAAAAGTACCGAAGATTACAGCCGAAAAAGAACATTTGAAATTGCTTTATATTGCTGATTATGCATTTGATAAACGACAACCTGAAGCTATGCTGGCGCTACTTAAATGGCTAAGTAACCTTTCAATTGATATGAAACAGGATTATCTTATGACTGCAACAGATCCGGATGATGATTTTCTTGCAATTATAAAAAAACTGAAACCTCAGATCGAAACCTGGAACATATTTGCAAAATCGTTCGAAGGAGACTTACCAACTTTCAGTCCATTTTATACAGATATAAAAGACATGATTCCCTGA
- a CDS encoding ABC transporter ATP-binding protein, producing MRLKSENISFGYKRNNLILKDVNISLGSGEVLGLIGDSGSGKSTLCKILAGYENKYQGKVSIDGKDIPSKGYNPVQLVFQHPEKAVNPKWRMKDILNEGHLVSQDINEAFGIKSNWLNRWPNELSGGELQRFALARALSPKTRFLIADEITTMVDAITQAQIWNIVLNIVEELNIGVLVVSHDINLIDRLCQDTIYLKDINNI from the coding sequence ATGCGTCTTAAAAGTGAGAACATAAGCTTCGGGTATAAAAGAAATAATTTGATTTTAAAGGATGTTAATATTTCGTTAGGTAGCGGGGAGGTACTGGGCCTCATTGGGGATAGCGGAAGCGGAAAATCTACTCTATGTAAGATCTTAGCAGGCTACGAAAATAAGTATCAGGGGAAAGTAAGTATAGATGGAAAAGATATCCCGTCAAAAGGCTATAACCCGGTCCAGCTTGTCTTTCAACACCCGGAAAAAGCTGTAAACCCTAAATGGAGAATGAAAGATATTCTAAACGAAGGACACCTTGTTTCACAGGATATTAATGAAGCATTTGGAATTAAAAGTAACTGGCTCAACCGATGGCCTAATGAGCTTTCAGGAGGAGAACTGCAGAGGTTTGCCCTTGCAAGAGCTTTAAGCCCTAAAACCAGGTTTTTAATTGCTGATGAAATTACTACAATGGTAGACGCTATTACTCAAGCTCAAATCTGGAATATTGTTTTAAATATCGTCGAAGAACTTAATATTGGAGTACTGGTCGTAAGCCATGACATAAATTTAATTGACAGATTATGTCAAGATACCATTTATCTAAAAGACATAAATAATATTTAA
- a CDS encoding ABC transporter ATP-binding protein, with the protein MGNKAEINPEKELATGLETVVGKRDKTVARGRKKTEALLNVEDLSLSFTQYSSGLRQTELKVISNLSIQAYKGEILAIVGSSGSGKSLLAHAILGILPSNAKLDGKIEYDGNELTQERKEEMRGKEIALIPQAITYLDPLMKVSNQVIGCIEKENEGLMRKLQREIFQRYNLKPEVERMLPHELSGGMARRVLVSTAVISSSKLVIADEPTPGLDEKTLNETLSYFKDMADKGCAVILITHDIEAALKISHKIAVFYAGTVLEVANVEDFKNNGENLRHPYTRALWSALPQNKFQAIKGHQPMQDEVIDGCIFYERCSKKKAICSQGTPQLKQINGGVVRCNNAS; encoded by the coding sequence ATGGGAAATAAAGCTGAAATAAACCCTGAAAAAGAGTTAGCCACTGGACTTGAAACAGTCGTTGGAAAAAGAGATAAAACAGTTGCTAGAGGACGGAAAAAAACTGAAGCTCTGTTGAACGTAGAAGATCTTTCATTGTCGTTTACTCAATATTCGTCGGGCCTTAGGCAGACTGAACTGAAAGTAATTTCTAATTTGAGTATCCAGGCTTATAAAGGTGAAATTTTAGCTATCGTAGGGTCAAGCGGGTCAGGTAAAAGTCTTCTGGCTCATGCTATTTTAGGAATTTTACCTTCAAACGCAAAACTTGATGGTAAGATAGAATACGATGGCAACGAACTTACTCAGGAAAGAAAAGAAGAAATGAGAGGCAAAGAAATAGCCCTGATTCCGCAAGCGATAACCTACCTTGATCCTTTAATGAAAGTCTCAAATCAAGTAATAGGATGCATTGAAAAGGAAAACGAAGGCTTAATGAGGAAACTTCAGAGAGAAATTTTTCAGAGATACAATTTAAAACCCGAGGTCGAAAGAATGCTCCCTCATGAGCTATCAGGAGGGATGGCCCGAAGAGTTCTGGTTTCGACTGCTGTAATAAGCTCTTCAAAACTCGTAATTGCGGATGAACCAACCCCGGGGTTAGACGAAAAAACTTTGAACGAGACCCTGAGTTACTTCAAAGACATGGCAGATAAGGGGTGTGCAGTGATACTTATAACTCATGATATTGAAGCTGCATTAAAAATCTCCCATAAAATCGCAGTATTTTATGCAGGTACGGTTCTGGAAGTAGCTAACGTTGAAGACTTTAAAAATAATGGTGAGAACCTGAGACACCCATATACCCGTGCACTCTGGAGTGCCCTTCCCCAGAATAAATTCCAGGCAATCAAAGGCCATCAACCAATGCAGGATGAAGTCATCGACGGGTGTATCTTTTATGAAAGATGTTCAAAAAAGAAAGCTATCTGTTCTCAGGGAACTCCACAATTGAAACAGATCAACGGTGGGGTGGTGAGGTGCAATAATGCGTCTTAA
- a CDS encoding ABC transporter permease, translating into MSTAVVTVNRGLFRGLNLRQKTLLIIGFTSLLLLVIVASSVFLGEEPLQTNFGSKNLAPSMEHPFGTDWMGRDMFIRTLEGLGLSILVGGLASIISTLLTVILGLLSSAGKTADTFVSWLVDLFLSIPHLLLIVLISIGIGGGATGVIIGVALTHWPSLTRVVRAEIKQLKTQEYIQISRNLGRSKWWIATKHILPHLAPQILLGTILMFPHAILHEASVTFLGFGLSPHEPAIGIILSESMRYLSAGYWWLAFFPGLSLLIVVLAFDMIGEGLGKLMNPKNAHE; encoded by the coding sequence ATGAGCACTGCTGTTGTGACAGTTAACAGGGGACTATTTAGAGGACTAAATCTCAGGCAGAAAACGCTTCTGATAATAGGTTTCACTTCACTTTTATTACTTGTAATTGTGGCTTCCAGCGTTTTTTTAGGCGAGGAACCTCTACAGACCAATTTCGGCTCTAAAAACCTCGCTCCTTCTATGGAACACCCATTCGGGACAGATTGGATGGGAAGAGACATGTTTATAAGAACTCTGGAAGGACTGGGTTTAAGCATATTGGTTGGAGGGCTTGCTTCCATAATCAGCACTCTATTGACCGTAATTTTAGGATTACTTTCAAGTGCAGGAAAAACTGCAGACACCTTTGTGTCCTGGCTGGTAGACCTCTTTCTTTCAATTCCGCACCTGCTTTTAATAGTTCTCATTTCCATAGGAATTGGAGGGGGAGCAACAGGAGTTATCATCGGAGTTGCATTAACGCACTGGCCGAGCTTAACAAGGGTCGTAAGAGCAGAAATCAAGCAGCTGAAAACCCAGGAGTACATTCAGATCTCCAGGAATCTTGGCAGGTCTAAATGGTGGATAGCTACAAAACACATTCTACCTCATCTGGCTCCTCAGATACTGTTAGGCACGATTTTAATGTTTCCACATGCGATTTTACACGAAGCTTCAGTCACATTCCTGGGGTTTGGGCTTTCACCGCATGAACCGGCAATCGGTATAATTCTTTCCGAATCTATGAGGTATCTTTCAGCAGGATACTGGTGGCTTGCATTTTTCCCGGGATTATCGCTGTTAATTGTAGTTCTGGCATTTGATATGATTGGAGAAGGTTTAGGAAAGCTGATGAATCCGAAAAATGCTCATGAATAA
- a CDS encoding ABC transporter permease, producing MSNNEKIAGFIGKKALRLTSLLIIVCLASFMLIQYSPIDPVRAYIGEMPVTAEHKAKLEAYWGVNTPPQEKFLNWAGDILKGDFGTSLIYRIPVIDVIKERFAASLALMGISWLFSGILGFVLGIIAGAKQDTWVDKAIKIYCYALAAAPTFWLALILLMVFSVYLGWFPIGLSVPIGVTADNVTFFEWFKRLILPALTLSLLDIAKITMFTREKLIEVLSSDYVLFAKARGENGLDLVLRHGIRNVALPAITLQFLGFSELFGGTVLVEQVFSYPGIGQAAVAAGLRSDVPLLLGIVIFSTFFVFFGNLIADIIYEFVDPRIKQQEALI from the coding sequence GTGTCAAACAATGAAAAAATAGCGGGCTTCATCGGAAAAAAAGCCCTCCGACTGACAAGCCTTTTGATTATAGTTTGTCTTGCAAGTTTCATGCTTATCCAGTATTCGCCTATAGATCCCGTTAGAGCCTATATTGGGGAAATGCCAGTAACTGCAGAGCACAAAGCTAAACTTGAAGCATACTGGGGGGTTAATACTCCTCCGCAGGAAAAATTCCTGAACTGGGCTGGAGATATTCTTAAAGGAGACTTTGGAACTTCACTGATTTATAGAATTCCAGTTATTGACGTCATTAAAGAACGATTTGCAGCTTCCCTCGCCCTGATGGGGATTTCATGGCTGTTTTCAGGAATTCTGGGTTTTGTTTTAGGAATAATAGCTGGTGCAAAGCAAGATACGTGGGTCGATAAGGCGATAAAGATTTATTGTTACGCTCTGGCTGCTGCACCAACATTCTGGCTAGCACTTATCCTTTTGATGGTGTTTTCAGTATATCTGGGCTGGTTCCCAATAGGATTAAGTGTCCCTATAGGAGTTACAGCCGACAATGTGACGTTTTTTGAATGGTTTAAGCGTTTAATTCTCCCTGCACTAACTTTGAGTTTATTAGACATTGCAAAAATTACAATGTTCACTCGAGAAAAATTAATCGAAGTTCTATCCAGTGATTACGTCTTATTTGCAAAGGCAAGAGGTGAAAATGGGCTGGACCTTGTATTGAGGCATGGAATTCGAAATGTTGCACTTCCGGCCATTACCCTGCAGTTTTTAGGATTCAGTGAACTTTTCGGGGGAACAGTCCTGGTTGAACAGGTATTCTCATATCCCGGAATAGGACAGGCTGCAGTAGCAGCAGGACTGAGATCCGATGTACCTCTTCTTTTGGGAATAGTCATCTTCAGCACTTTCTTTGTTTTCTTCGGAAACCTGATTGCTGATATCATCTATGAATTTGTTGACCCAAGGATAAAGCAACAGGAGGCATTAATATGA
- a CDS encoding ABC transporter substrate-binding protein, which produces MVSGNSDESVSGDSEESVSGGSDDLASKSSDELVVNVNSHTGEPETGFDPLLGWGCGHVNFEPLIQSTLFKSADDGSIINDLATNYSVSSDGKNWTVYIRDDVRFTDGENLTAEDVAFTFNTAIGSNSELDMSNLEKATAINNTAVEFKLKEPQSSFIWRLRYVGIVPEHAYKKETYGSNPIGSGPYKLVEWDKGQQAILELNENYYGKKPYFKKITMLFLDKDTALAAVKSGDLDIAEIEISHANQTVDGYKLVALPAARAQGLSFPMQNNTGKKSLQGDPIGNNVTADIAIRKALNIGIDRKNLLEGVIYGKGAVEYTGVDQRNFGNPEAKVNDSNPEEAKKILENAGWKDTDGDGIREKNGTKAEFKLYYSASDQTRQALSVAVSEQAKELGIKIDLVGASWDEIYANQYSSAVLYAYSSIDTFNLYQQYHSKEADDTYRNPGLYNNSVVDGYLETALKSTDQDQATKYWKLAAYDGNTGFGPAGDATWLWLVTIDYLYMADETLDMGTPQRNAGADVLGNIYEWKRVDTNSPTSK; this is translated from the coding sequence TTGGTTTCAGGGAATTCGGATGAATCGGTTTCCGGGGATTCGGAGGAATCAGTTTCCGGAGGCTCGGATGATCTGGCTTCTAAAAGCTCTGATGAACTTGTGGTGAATGTAAATTCACATACAGGTGAACCCGAAACCGGATTTGACCCCCTTCTGGGATGGGGGTGCGGGCATGTGAATTTTGAGCCACTTATACAGAGCACTCTTTTTAAATCAGCTGATGATGGAAGCATAATAAACGATCTTGCTACGAATTATTCTGTCAGTTCGGATGGGAAAAACTGGACTGTGTATATAAGAGATGATGTCAGGTTTACAGACGGTGAAAACTTAACTGCAGAAGATGTGGCATTTACGTTTAATACCGCAATTGGAAGTAACTCCGAACTGGATATGAGCAATCTCGAAAAAGCCACTGCAATAAATAATACTGCAGTTGAATTCAAACTGAAAGAACCTCAGTCCAGTTTCATATGGAGACTCAGATACGTTGGGATTGTACCAGAACATGCATACAAAAAAGAAACCTACGGGTCCAATCCGATAGGGTCTGGGCCATATAAACTCGTAGAATGGGATAAGGGCCAGCAGGCAATCTTAGAATTAAACGAAAATTACTATGGAAAAAAGCCGTACTTCAAAAAAATAACCATGCTGTTTTTGGATAAAGATACTGCGCTTGCAGCAGTAAAATCCGGGGATTTGGACATAGCTGAGATTGAGATTAGCCATGCAAACCAGACCGTGGATGGGTACAAGTTAGTAGCTCTTCCGGCAGCAAGAGCTCAGGGACTATCCTTCCCTATGCAGAATAACACAGGCAAAAAAAGCCTTCAGGGAGACCCAATAGGCAATAATGTCACAGCAGACATAGCAATTAGAAAAGCCTTAAACATCGGTATAGACAGAAAAAACCTGCTTGAAGGAGTTATATACGGAAAAGGAGCCGTAGAATACACCGGAGTAGACCAGCGGAACTTTGGGAACCCTGAAGCGAAAGTTAATGATTCAAATCCTGAAGAAGCCAAAAAAATACTGGAAAACGCAGGCTGGAAAGACACTGACGGCGATGGAATTCGGGAGAAGAACGGAACAAAAGCCGAATTTAAGCTATACTACTCTGCTTCGGACCAGACAAGGCAAGCTCTATCGGTAGCTGTAAGCGAACAGGCCAAAGAATTAGGCATAAAAATAGATCTTGTAGGAGCAAGCTGGGACGAAATATATGCCAACCAGTACAGTTCCGCTGTGTTATACGCTTACAGCAGCATAGATACCTTTAATCTCTACCAGCAGTACCACAGCAAAGAAGCCGACGATACCTACAGAAACCCCGGCCTTTACAATAACTCTGTTGTAGACGGATATCTGGAAACAGCTTTAAAGTCTACAGATCAGGACCAGGCTACAAAGTACTGGAAATTAGCTGCATATGACGGAAATACCGGTTTTGGGCCAGCAGGAGATGCTACATGGTTATGGCTGGTGACGATTGATTACCTCTACATGGCAGACGAAACCCTGGATATGGGTACTCCACAAAGAAACGCAGGAGCAGATGTTTTAGGAAATATCTACGAATGGAAAAGAGTAGACACAAACAGCCCGACTTCCAAATGA